One Pseudomonas fluorescens genomic region harbors:
- a CDS encoding MotA/TolQ/ExbB proton channel family protein, protein MTLLASPLESIESAVIWLLVVFSVATWGLALLKAVQFGRLKAQDRRFHQRFWAASSLDAAAELSETQPGAAARVAQAGYAAIQVGEAPQANDLSQAINHQDRLERALRQQIVRERRSLETGLAVVASIGSTSPFIGLFGTVWGIMEALKGISAAGSASLETVAGPIGAALVATGVGIAVAVPAVLVYNYFLRRLKLTAADLDDFAHDFYSLAQKSAFRVLIHPSAHKVTAPGNATKVKEAS, encoded by the coding sequence ATGACGTTACTGGCATCTCCACTGGAGTCCATCGAAAGCGCGGTGATCTGGCTGCTGGTGGTTTTTTCCGTCGCTACCTGGGGCCTGGCATTGCTCAAGGCTGTGCAGTTCGGTCGATTGAAGGCGCAGGATCGACGTTTTCATCAGCGCTTCTGGGCGGCGTCGAGCCTTGATGCCGCAGCCGAGTTGAGCGAAACCCAACCCGGCGCTGCGGCGCGGGTGGCGCAGGCCGGTTACGCCGCGATTCAGGTGGGCGAAGCGCCGCAGGCGAATGATCTGAGCCAGGCGATCAATCATCAGGATCGACTGGAGCGCGCCCTGCGTCAGCAGATTGTCCGCGAACGCCGTTCGCTGGAAACCGGCCTGGCCGTGGTCGCGAGTATTGGCAGCACCTCGCCGTTCATTGGCCTGTTCGGCACGGTGTGGGGAATCATGGAGGCGTTGAAAGGCATCAGTGCGGCAGGCTCGGCGAGCCTGGAAACAGTCGCCGGCCCTATCGGCGCTGCATTGGTCGCGACCGGCGTGGGTATCGCCGTCGCGGTGCCAGCGGTGCTGGTTTACAACTACTTTTTGCGGCGTCTGAAACTGACCGCGGCGGATCTCGACGACTTCGCCCACGACTTCTACAGCCTGGCGCAGAAGAGTGCGTTCCGCGTGCTCATCCATCCGAGCGCGCACAAAGTGACCGCGCCGGGCAACGCGACAAAAGTGAAGGAGGCGTCCTGA
- a CDS encoding ExbD/TolR family protein, whose translation MAFSTQDTDEVLSEINVTPLVDVMLVLLVVFIVTAPLLTNAIPINLPKTEAVAPVEQKDPLVVSIDGAGKLFINKDEIQPGLLEFNLKSAKAKDPEVRVQLQADDGVNYGEVARAMASIERAGITKLSVITAR comes from the coding sequence ATGGCCTTCTCCACGCAAGACACGGACGAGGTACTCAGCGAGATCAACGTGACGCCGTTGGTGGATGTGATGCTGGTGCTGCTCGTGGTGTTCATCGTCACCGCGCCGCTGCTGACCAACGCAATACCAATCAACCTGCCGAAGACCGAAGCGGTGGCGCCGGTCGAGCAGAAGGATCCGCTGGTGGTGAGCATCGACGGCGCCGGCAAACTGTTTATCAACAAGGATGAAATTCAGCCGGGCCTGCTCGAATTCAACCTCAAATCGGCCAAGGCCAAAGACCCGGAGGTGCGCGTGCAGTTGCAGGCCGACGACGGCGTCAACTACGGCGAAGTGGCGCGGGCCATGGCGTCGATCGAGCGGGCAGGCATCACCAAGTTGTC
- a CDS encoding energy transducer TonB, producing the protein MGNVQTAASAGELLWRQPPSGELVDLGRAHRVPLGQLRLQRAPKGILSRREIVLLAVLALVVHGAVIYWISQKPTPVLPVVPPEIPPMTIEFSHPAPPAPPAVVPPPPPAPVVEPPPPVEDELAVKPPPKPAPKPKPVIKPAPKPVPKAVEQPPTPPKPVAPLAAPAPAAPAPAAPPAPAPVTPASANAAYLKNPAPEYPSLAQRRGWEGTVLLRVHVLASGKPGEIQIAKSSGRQQLDDAALNAVKRWSFVPAKQGDVAQDGWVSVPIDFKIH; encoded by the coding sequence ATGGGCAATGTCCAGACCGCCGCCAGCGCAGGGGAATTGCTGTGGCGGCAGCCGCCAAGTGGCGAACTGGTCGATCTTGGCCGGGCGCATCGTGTGCCGTTGGGGCAACTGCGTTTGCAGCGTGCGCCGAAAGGTATCTTGAGCCGGCGCGAAATCGTTCTGCTCGCGGTACTCGCGCTGGTAGTGCATGGCGCAGTGATCTACTGGATCAGCCAGAAACCGACGCCAGTGCTGCCAGTGGTGCCGCCGGAAATTCCGCCGATGACCATCGAGTTTTCACACCCGGCCCCGCCCGCGCCGCCGGCAGTGGTGCCGCCACCGCCACCCGCGCCCGTGGTCGAGCCGCCACCGCCGGTAGAGGACGAATTGGCCGTAAAGCCACCGCCCAAGCCAGCGCCGAAACCGAAACCGGTAATCAAGCCAGCGCCAAAACCCGTACCGAAGGCGGTTGAGCAACCGCCGACACCGCCGAAACCCGTTGCTCCGCTCGCCGCGCCTGCGCCTGCCGCGCCTGCGCCTGCCGCGCCACCGGCGCCAGCGCCCGTGACCCCGGCGTCCGCCAACGCGGCCTACCTGAAGAACCCGGCGCCGGAATACCCGTCGCTGGCCCAGCGTCGCGGTTGGGAAGGCACGGTGTTGTTACGGGTTCATGTGTTGGCCAGCGGCAAACCGGGTGAAATCCAGATTGCAAAAAGCAGCGGCCGACAGCAACTCGACGACGCCGCGCTGAACGCCGTAAAGCGCTGGAGTTTCGTCCCCGCCAAGCAGGGTGATGTCGCTCAGGACGGCTGGGTCAGCGTGCCCATCGATTTCAAGATTCATTAA